The Candidatus Methylacidiphilales bacterium DNA window AGAACAGTTTCATATGGAGGGATACTACTAAGAAATAGGAATTGGCAAAGGCAAGTTGATTATTGCGACTTTTGTGAAACTTCAGTGGGGTCGGATTTCTGGATAGTCTGCAGAGCCTCAGCGAGGAGGTCGTGTTGCCAGGGGGACCAACGGTAGGTATCGAGGAGGAGTTGTGGGGAGTGGTGCGGATCGCGGCTTAGAATGGTGAGAAGTTGCTTAGAGGCTATGAAAGATGGGGCTAAGTTGCATCGTGCGGCGGCGGAATCGCGGGCAGTTTTGAGGATCTGCATGTTTCTATCGAAATGGGGATTGTGGGTTTTGGGCGAGGGTTTGGGAGGGTGAGCTTCGTCGGGGGCTGCTGAACGGGCGGTATGTATGATCTTGAGAAGTTGTTGTGCGATGTGGGGGTGCCGAGAGAGCCAACGGAGTGTGGGGGGCCATTGATCGAGGTGGCGCGTCTCAAGGCTCCAACGGACTAGGGTGAGGAGTTGCTCGTTGTTAATGACTTTGAAGACGGGCACATCTCTACGCTCTGCTTCTTTTTCGCGCCAAAACCATAGGGCTTTCAAGATCGATAGGCCTTCTTGTGGGAGGTTTCTTGATCCGCGGATGCGCCAACGGTCGTCGGTGTCGTTGTCGTCGAGGGTTCCCTCCTTTGAGCCAGAGTCGGCATTGGAAAAAGCAAGGCGCATTATGCGATGGCATGTCTGTTCGTGCCATGATAAGCGATTGTGGGCAATGAGCTCAGCGCGCATTTTTTCTGCGAGTGGCTGTAGGTAGAAGACATCTGCTATTGCGTAGCGCAACATTTTTTCGGGCAGCGGTCGAATTGACCAATCGTCGCGTTGGCTGGATTTATTGAGACGGACTCCGAAGTAACGCTCGACCAGGGCTGCATAACCGAAGGCTTGGATATTTAAAATCTGAGCGGCAACTGCGGTGTCGAATATGGCTTGAGGGGGATGCGCGCCGACTTGTCTTAGCATTTTGAGGTCATACTCCATGCCGTGGAAAATCCAGGTGTGGCGTTGCCAGAGGGGCCAGATGGCAGACCAATTGTCTATGGCTAAGGCATCGATGAGGGCGTGTTGGGGGCCGTGTGCGAGGGCAATGAGGCATAGTTTCTCTCGATAGTGGTGCAGGCTGTCGGCCTCGATATCAAGGGTGAGGGGGATCTCAGGATTTAGGGAGCGTGAAAAGCGGATGAGTTCTTGGGTTGTGTGAATCCATTTGAATTTATCTGGTGGCTGCATTTGAATTTTTTGGAATAGGTTTAGCTTAGCTTAAAATTTCAATCATGGTGTTTTTTAGGTGAAGAGGGATTTTTTATTTAATAAGTATCTTGGATGGCTAATATAGGGGTATGAGCTTTATTCAACGGATTGCTGATGCGTATACGGTGGTGGGTTTTAACAATGATGAGATCAAGCGATATGGGCGTCACTTGATCATGCCTGAGGTGACCTTGTCGGGTCAGCAGAAGCTTAAGTCGGCGCGAGTGCTTTGTATAGGGACTGGGGGGTTGGGGTCTCCGCTTTTGGCTTATTTGGCGGCTGCAGGGATAGGGAAGATCGGGATTGTGGATTTTGACACTGTGGATTACTCGAATTTACATCGCCAGATCATTCACAAGACGCGGAACGTGGGGAAACCTAAGATTGAGTCGGCGATTGAGACGATCCGCGAAATTAATCCTTACGTGCAGGTGCAGCCTTATCAGACGGCGTTGCGGTCGGAGAATGCGCTTGAGATTATGAAGGATTACGATGTGGTGGTGGATGGGACGGATAATTTTCCGACGCGTTATTTGGTGAATGATGCATGTGTGTTGCTAGGTAAGCCGAATGTGTACGGGAGTATTTTTCGTTTTGATGGGCAGGCGACGGTTTTTTGGGCAGAGAGGGGGCCTTGTTATCGCTGTCTTTATCCTGAGCCGCCTGAGCCTGGGATGGTGCCGAGCTGTGCGGAGGGAGGTGTGTTGGGAGTGTTGCCTGGGGTGATCGGTGTGATTCAGGCGATTGAGACGGTGAAGTTAATTATTGGGGTGGGTGATTTGTTGATTGGGCGTTTGTTGCTTTTTGATGCATTGAAGATGAAGTTTCGTGAGCTCAAGATTCGTAAGGATCCGCGTTGTCCGATTTGTGGGCCGCAGGCGACGATCAAGCATTTGATTGATTATGATCAATTTTGTGGGGTTGTTCCTCAGCAGCAGAATGGGAGGGTTGATGGGGAGATAGGAGAGATGTCGGTTATGGAGTTGTATGAGGCTTTGAGGAGAGATCCTGGGAGTTTTGATCTGATCGATGTGCGTGAGGTTCAGGAGTGGGAGATTGCGCGGATTCCGGGGGCGAAGTTGATCCCGTTGAGTGTGCTGCCTGAGCGGATACATGAGTTGGATAGTTCGCGTGAGATTGTGGTGCATTGTAAGTCGGGGGTGAGGAGTCTGAAGGCTTGTCGGTTGTTGTATCAGGCTGGTTTTCGGAAGTTGAGGAATGTGGTGGGGGGGATTGATGCGTGGAGTGCGGAGATAGATCCGTCGGTGCCGACTTATTGAGTATGGTGGAGTTGCCAGTGAAAAATTCGACGAGAGAGAAAGAAGGGATTCGTTCTCGCCCTTCGGAGGCTTTGGATAATGGGTGGTCGGTGGTTGTGTGGAATGATCCGGTGAATTTGATGAGCTATGTGACGTATGTATTTATGAAGGTGCTGGGTATGAACCGTGCGATGGCTGAGCGGCATATGTTGGAAGTCCATGAAAAGGGGAAGAGTGTAGTTGCGCATGAGAGTAGCAAAGAGAGAGCGGAATTTATAGCTAGGCAGCTTCATAGTTATAATCTTCTGGCGACGATTGAGTCGTGATATGGAGCTAGGGGGTCAAAAGAAGGAGCTGCGGTTGGATGCAGCGCAGTGTGCGGTGGCTGTGAGGGCTGGGGAGTTGTTGATGGAGTTGTATCGCCAGAGGGAGGTGGTTTCGACTTACGATGATGGATTTTTGGGGAGGAGTTGGGATGAGGAGTGGCTGGAGATGTTTGAGGATGAGCGGCAGGGGGAGTGGAACGAGGAGCGCTTGGATCGGTTGGAGGTTTGGCTTCGGAGGGTGAGGAGGGGGAAGGATGAGGAGGGAGCGGTGTTTGTTCTCGATAGTGAGTGTGTAGATTGGGCTTTGAGGGTTTTGAATGATTTAAGGCTTTCGTTGGCTGTGAAGTATAAGGTGACGGAGAGGGATATGTCTCTTCATCCGCTTAAGATTAGGGGGGCAGAGAGGAGAGAAGCTATGTTGTTGATTCATTGGTGTGCGGCTTTACAGCAGGCGCTTTTGGAGTCGGTGCAGGAATGAGGGGGTTAGAGATGGGCGGTGGGTTCTGTTTCGAGCTGAGCGAGGCGCCGCTGGATGTCGTCTTGGAGTAGGGCTTGAAGGAGTGGTTCTATATCGCCATCCATGAATGCGGAGAGATTGTAGAGGGTGAAGTTGATGCGGTGGTCGGTGATGCGGTTTTGGGGGTAGTTGTAGGTGCGGATTTTTTCATTGCGATCGCCGGTGCCGACTTGTGCTTTGCGTGCGGATGCGTATTTGGCGGCTTCTTCGGATTGTTTTTTTTGGAGTAGGCGGGCGCGGAGGATGGAGATGGCTTTTTCGCGGTTTTTGATTTGTGAGCGGCTGTCTTGGCAACGGACGATCATGCCTGTGGGGATGTGCATGACTTGCACAGCGGAGTCTGTGGTGTTGACGCCTTGGCCTCCTGGGCCGCTGGCGCGGCAGACTTCGATGCGGAGTTCTTCGGGTTTGATGACTAGGTCGACTTCTTGTGCTTCGGGGAGGACGGCTACGGTAGCTGTTGAGGTGTGGATGCGGCCTTGCGCTTCGGTGGCGGGGACGCGTTGGACACGGTGGACGCCACTTTCGAAGCGGAGGGTTCTGAAGACGTCTTCTCCGTTGACTTGGAAGATGATTTCTTTGAAGCCGCCGAGGTCGGAGGGGCTGATGTCGTGAATTTCGATTTTCCATCCTTTTCGTTCTGCGTAGCGGGAATACATTCGGAATAGGTCTGCGGCGAATAGGGCGGCTTCATGGCCTCCGGTGCCGGCGCGGATTTCGAGGATGGTGTTGCGTGATTCGTTTTCGTCTGGGGGGAGGATGCCGAGGAGGATGGCGGTGTGGAGTTGTTGGCGTCGGGCTTCGAGTGTGGGGATTTCTTGTTGGGCGAGCTCGGCGAGGTCGGTGTGGTGGGGGTCGTTGATGAGGGCTTTGGTTTTTGCGAGTTCGGATTCGGTCTGAAGGAGTTGTTCCCAATCGCGGAGGAGTTGTTTGATTTTGTTGTGTTCTTTGGTGAGGGATTGGGCGCGTTTGGGGTCGATGGTGAAGACGACGCCGGAGGCGAGTTCGTCTTCGAGTCGTGTGAGTCTTGCTTTTAGTCGCTGGATGTGTGGGGAGAGATCCATGGGGAGGAACGGGGTGGGGATATGTGAAGTGGGGATGGGTGGAAATAAATAAGCCTAGGTGATTGACCTAGGCTTATGGGGTGATGGGGGAGGGGAAACTAGTTGTTTTTTTTCTTTTTGGTGGCGGCGAGGGTGGTGGTGCCGTAGCGGCGTGAGAATTTTTCGACGCGGCCAGCGGTGTCAACGAATTTTTGTTGTCCGGTGAAGAATGGGTGAGAGACTGCGCTGATTCCGAGGGAGACGACATAGTGCTCGACACCGTTTATGACTTCTGTGCGGTTGGATTTCATAGTGGAGCGTGTGATGAATCGGGCGTCGCTGGCGGTGTCGACGAAGACTACGGGGTGTAGTGGGGGGTGGATGTTTTTTTTCATAGGATGAGGGGGAGGATGCAAGATTTTGTTTGGGCAATCAATCAAAATTGTGTAGTAAGGTATGGCTGTTTGGACGGCTCTGTAGCTCAACGGTTAGAGCAGAGGACTCATAATCCTTTGGTTCAGGGTTCGAATCCCTGCGGAGCCAGAATTCTTGGGGCGTGTGGGAGGTTGGGGGTGTTGGTTGAGGGGTGTGGATGGGGATTATGGCTTTCGTTTCTTGGCTTGTTGTTGGAGGCGGCGCTGTTCTTCGAGGGCTCTTTGAAACATTTCGAGGCGGGAGTTGGGTTTGCGTTCGACGCGTTTGAGTTGGGGGATGGGTTTTTTGAGGTTGTGGTATGTCTGGATGATGGAGACGAGGTTGTTGACCGTCCAGTAGAGGGAGAGGGCTGAGGCGAATCCGTAGAAGAGGGGGATGAAGATGAGGGGTAGCCAGCGCATGATTTTGTATTGTTGGTTTTCGGCGGTGGTCGGGGTCATGTGCATGATGTAGATGGAGGTGGCTGTCATGATGAGGGGGAGTGGGTTGATATCGAGGCCGATGATGGGGATGGTGAAGATGGTGTCGGGGCGGGAGAGGTCTTTTATCCAGAGGAATGAGGCGTGGCGGATTTCGATGGCGTGCTGGAGCATGGTGTAGAAGGCGATGAAGATGGGGATTTGGGGGAGGAGGGGGAGGCAGCCGCCGAGGGGGTTGACGCCGTAGTCGGTGTAGAGTTTCATTATTTCGGTTTGGAGTTTGGTGGGGTCGTCTTTGTATTTTTCTTGGAGCTCTTTCATTTTGGGGGCGAGCGCTTGGATTTTCTTCATGGATCGGTTTGCGGCGGATTGGAGGGGCCATAGGATGAGTTTGACGATGATGGCGAGGAGAGTGATGGCGAGGCCGTAGGATTGTATGGGAGGGAAGATGGCAAGGGTGTGGTAGATGGCGTTCATGGTGTGGAGGAGAGGTTTGACGAGCCAGCTGAAGAAGCCGAATTCCATGATTTCTTCTGTGTGGAGGCCAAGTTTTTTGATGCGGTTGTATTCTTTGGGGCCGATGTAGAGGAGGAGCTTTTGTGTGATGGAGCCTCGGGGCGGAAGAATGGACTCGGGGAGGGTGATGTCGGCTCGGACGCCGCGGGGTGGGAGTGAGTAGGGGGTCCATGGGGGAAGGACGAGTGGTCGAAATTCAGTGCGGGTGAGGTGGGGGTGGTCGAGCGGGAGGGCTACTGTTACGAAGTATTGGTTTTTGAGGGTTACCCAGAGAGGGGGAGTGGAGCCGGTGTCGGTCCAAGCTTTTGGAGGGGAGAGTGGGATGCCGAGGAAGTTGAAGCCGTCGAAGCTGTGAGCCATGGTTTTGTGATAGTGAGCTTGGGGGTCTAGCCATCCTGCACCGATGAATTCTGGGCGGTCGTGGATGCATGTGGGGGCGGCATGGCCGAGGTGCCATTTGGATGCGGGAATGGTGATGGGTGAGGAGGTGGTGTTTTCAAGGGTCTGAACTACTTGTAGGGCGTAGTCGTGTGTGAGGGTGAAGGTGCGACGGAGGAGTAGGCCGGGGAGGATTTCGGCATGTGCTTGGATGGTGGGGGTAGGAGCGTCGGCGGGCTTTGTGAGGGTGAAGAGCGTGGGGGTCTGGGGCGTGTCGTTGTTATATTGGGTGGAGAGTATGGCGGTGCCTTGTGTGGCGGTGAAGGTGATGTTTTCCTGGGTGGAGGTTTTGTGTTTTTTGAGGGTGGCTTTGTGTATGCCGCCGCCGTGGGTGGTGATTTGGAGGTGTAGGTAGTCGTTTTCGATGGTGAGGAGTTCTGCTGGGGGAAGGTTGGGTGGGGGGGGGGAGGCGCTCGAGGCAGCTGTGAGAATTGGAGGTGTCTTTTCTTGAAGGGGTGATGTGGCGGTCGGGTCTTGGCTGGAAGGAGGGGGTTGTGGAGGGGGTGTCTTGGTTGGGGGGGTGACGGGGTATTTTTGGGCGATGTAGAAATTCCATGCGATGAGAAGGATAATTGAGATAAGGAGGCCTATCCAACTGGTACGGTCCATAGGTGAGGGAAGCGGTTAATTTGGGACTTTGTTTTCGATTTTGTTTTGGGCTGAGATGATGCCGAGGTTTGGGGTGGAGGCAAGTTTCGTTGTGGGATTGGTGTTGAGTGTGGGGTGGGGGGATGAGTTGAGTTGTTTTCGTGGGATGAGTCGGCGTTGTGGGTTGGATTTGTGGTGGGTTTGTTTTGGGGGTGGGACGGGGTCATATCCGTAGCCGCCCCAGGGGTGGCAGCGGAGGAGTCGGCGGAGTGTGAGGTATGTGCCTTTGATGAGGCCGTGTTGTATCAGGGCTTCTTCTGCGTAGTGGGAGCAAGTTGGAAGATAGCGGCACGTGTTGGAGAATCCGAGAAGAGTCTTGATGGGGTGAGCAAGGCTTCGGTAAAGGGTGAAGAGGTTGTTCAATAAATTACGATTATGCATGGGTGGTGAGTTAGTTGGGGGTATTTTATCTTTATGTGGGCTGGAGAAAAGAAGTCATGAGTTCTTTGATCTGGCCTAGGGAGAGGGATGAAGCTGTGGGTTTAATGATCCAGAGGGTTATGGAGTTTTTGGGGTGGTGTCGTGGGATTTGACGCCAGGCTTCGCGGAACATGCGTCGAAGTCGGTTGCGGAGGACTGCTGTGGTGTTTTTTTTGGTGATCAGGAAGGCGACTTGTGTTTTGTGACGAGGGGAGGGGTGGGGAAGTAGTATGAGGGTGAAGTGAGGATGATAGATGCGGTGGCCTTGTGCGAGGGCTGTTTGGAGATGGGCGCGATGGCGTAAGATGCAGCTTCGCGGCAATCGGAGAGGTGGAAATGGGGTGGGTGTGGGATTAGGTGAGTCGGTGTTTGGCAAAGCGGCGAGAGGTATTTTTTGCGGCGAGACGTTTACGGCCGGCCCGGCGGCGGCGGGCGATGATGTCGCGGCCTTTGGCGGTTTTGAGGCGAGAGAGGAAGCCATGTTGGCGTTTGCGGCGTTTGAGAGAGGGTTGGTATGTGCGTTTCATAGGGATGTAAGTTAGGCGGAAGCCTTGTTTTCTTAGTGTGAGTGGCTTTTGTGCTCAAGTTTTTTTATCGAACAAATTGATTTTAGTGGAACCAGAGAGGGTGCGACAAATCTGGGCAGCGATCTGAGCTTGGTCTGTGTTATGAACGCGCCAGATATGGGCGGCTTTTTTTAAGGTGAGGAGGGCGTTCAAGATTTGGGTAGCCTGATCGAGTTGAGAGAGGTGTTTGGTTTTGCGTGATTGGAGGGGGATGCCCAGAATTTCGCGCAAGAAACGTTTTCTTGAGAGACCTATGAGTATGGGTCTTTTGAGAGTCTTGAGATGCTGAAGTGAGTTGAGTAGGGTGAGGTTATGCTCGGTGGTTTTTCCGAAGCCGATTCCTGGGTCTATCGCGACGCGATTAGGGTGTATGCCTAGGGAGGTAAGATGGGAAAGTTTTTTGTGGAGGTCTTGGACGACTTCTTGGACGACGTCTTGGTAGGTGGGGTTGATTTGCATGGTCTGTGGAGTGCCTTTTGAGTGGGTAAGGACGTAACCGCAGGAGGGGTGGCTGGCGATCACAGGCCATGTGTTGTCTTGGCACCAGTTGCCGCCACTGACGTCGTTGATGATGTCGGCACCGCATTCCAGCGCTTTTGCGGCAACATCCCCGTAGAATGTATCAACTGAAATAAGGCATTTGCCTTTGGCTAGGTCTACAGTTTTGCAAAGGATATGATGGATGCGCCGCCATTCTTCTTTGGCGGTGATTAGGGTAGCTCCGGGGCGCGTGGATTGCCCGCCGATGTCTATGATATCAACCTTTGCTGCGATCATGGCTTTTATGGAACGGAGGGCATGTTTTTCGTTCCAATTTCGGCCTCCGTCAGAAAAGGAGTCGGGAGTGATGTTGATGATGCCCATGATAAAGGGGCCGTTGGAGGTGTGGAGTGTGAGGGATGAGGTTGTCCACTTCATGATTTTGAATCTGAGGATTGTCGAAAAAATTTCTTGTAAAAAAACATATCGCTCCCAAGCTTTTCGACCATGCCAAAAAAGAAAAAAAGCTCGTCTGTTGTAAAAAGTTCAACGGAAACTAAGCGTTCTCGGGCGGCCCAACAAAGCATTTCAGATAAGATTGCTCAACAAGAAAAGAAAGGCGCTCAACTCAAAAGGAAAAGTGGAGTTGGCAATAAGACTAATTCCTCGGCTAGCTCGAGCACTTTGGAAGCTCAACGGTCAAGGGGTGCTCGTAAAACAACGACCGTAAAGTCGGCAGAAAAGCGGAAGCAGACAACGAAGGCTAAGGAGACGAAAAGTTCCTCTAAGGATCAAGTTAAAAAAAACACTAGATCAACTAGGAAGTCTTCACTTCAGGCACAGACGCAAGAGTTGTCTCCTTCTGCATCTAAAAAGTCATTGCCCATCCCTAAATCATTATCTCAGGAACTGAAGCCGATCAAAAGCCCAAAACCCAAGGAGGTAACTTCAATCGTCGAGTCAAAAACTCTGATACTTAAACCGACGAATCAACCTAAAAAATTTGAAGAACTCTCCCCCTTTCATCGTAAACAACTACAAAGACTAGAAGAATTACGAGACCACATACTAGACCAAATGCAGAATCAAGAGCAGATTACTAGGCAACGAGCTGAGGGAAGCGAGGCATCTGCATTTGGAATGCATCAGGCGGACGCGGGGAGTGATTCCTATGATCGGGATTTTGCCCTTTCGCTTTTATCACAGGAACAGGATGCTCTCTATGAGATAGAGGAGGCTATTAAGAGGATTTATTATGGAACTTACGGAATTTGTGAGATGTGCGGTAAGGAAATCCCTAAGGCAAGGCTTGAAGCCATACCTTACGCGCGGTTTACGGTGGAGTGTCAATCAATTATTGAGAAAGAAAACAAGGGTCGGCGCCGATGGGACTCTAATACAACTGTATTTATGGAATCTCCTGACCTAGTTGATCAGGAAAGTGAGTCGTTGACTGAAGAGGAAGAAAATCGCAGGGAATGAAAAACTTCTTGTCATATGAAGTTTTCTTAAGTTAATAAGGAATTAATGATATGGACTTAATGATATGAGTGTAAACAAGAACAAGAAAAATCTGAGGAAAGCTCCCAAACCTCGACGTGTGGCTCGAAAACGGCGTATTGATATAAATGCCGAGGCGATCGATATCCTAAACACAGAACTTCTGAAGAAATTTACGACTGAGAATGGGCGTATTTTGCCAAGGCGGGTCACAGGTATGCCGCTTAGACTTCATCGTAAACTAACTCGCGAGATAAAGCGCGCGCGCACTCTTCTATTGCTTAAATAAATATTCAACGTATTGATTGTTATGTCTAGACGATGTGAAGTAACTGGAAAGTCCCCACGCAAAGGCCACATTATCTGCCGCAGCGGTAAGGCGAAAAAGAAAGGTGGCATCGGCACGCATGTTACTGCCAACACCCCGAGAGTTTTTTTGCCTAATCTTAAAAGAAAAAGGATCTACATACCAGAAATAGGCAAAACTGTATCCTTGCGTTTATCAACACGTGCTCTCAAAACCATCACACGTAAAGGAGCCTACGCGACTCTGAAGAAAGCAGGCCTGATTTAGTAAAACGGTGATATTCGTAGTATGCCATACAGTGTAGTCAGTAGTAAAAACGGAAAAACCTTTTATCTCCACTCACGTAAACAAAAACTGCGTGGCGGACATGAAGTTACGCTATTTTTCTTCAGCCCTCAAATACAAGAGGGTGCGATTGATCATCTTCCAGAAGGTTATCAAGTTTCTGAAAACACACGCACAGGGCTTCCCATTTTGAAGAAAATAAAGGCCTGATCGCTCTCTGTTTCTGATAAGCCCTGACAACCGCCAAGAGAGCCATGCGAAGCCTAGCAGTTCTAACATCAGGGGGCGATTCTCCAGGCATGAACCCGGCTATACGCTCTATCACAAGAGCTGCTTTGCATATCGGGCTTAGAGTGTGGGGCATTAAGAACGGCTACCAAGGCTTACTCGACGATGAGTTTATCCCTTTGGACGCCCTGGTGGTAAGCGGGAAAAACCGTGAAGGTGGGACATTTCTTCAAACAGCTAGATGTGCAGCGTTTCTTAGCGAAGATAAACAACGCGAGGCTGTCGAAATTCTTCGGCGTCGCAAAATAGATGGACTTGTCGTCATCGGCGGTGATGGCTCTCTCCATGGAGCTTTAGCACTACACAACCTAGGTTTCCCGACGATAGGAATCCCCGGCACAATTGATAACGACATTTATGGCACAGATGCAGGCATCGGAGTGGATACAGCCTTAAACACGATTATTTCCCTTGTGGATATGATCAAAGCTACAGCCTCATCACACAGACGATGTTTTGTGGTTGAAGTGATGGGAAGACAATGCGGTTATCTGGCTCTGATGACTACGATTTCTACTGGTTCGCAAGTTGCTGTTATTCCCGAATTCCCATACAACTTTCCTCGGATAATTGATACTTTGGAAAAACGTTTTGCCAGTAAACACAACAACAGTGTCATCATCGTCGCAGAGGGAGTCATGAGTGGAGCAGAGTTTATGCGAAGGCTCAAAGAGGAAGCGCTTGCTATTGGCAAAACTGTGCGACAGGAACTTCGCCTTACTGTGCTCGGCCACGTCCAACGAGGAGGTAGCCCGACACACTTCGACCGTCTCCTAGCAAGTCGTATGGGAGAAATGGCTGTTCAAGCACTCATAAAAGGAGAAAGTGGAAAAATGACTGCCCTGCTTGGAAACACCATAATCCTTCAAGATTTGAAAAGCATATTAGGCCGCCCCAATCCATTGCCACCGGACGCAATTCGTGTTGCACAAAACTTGGGTATTGAAATTGGTGATGCGCCGCGGCCATGAAGTGAATGATGCCGCTGTTGCACTTGTCAATTTTACAATCAAAGAATAAACTCTTGTCATGAGTGGCATTCTCAGCATCTTACGGACACATTTGACCCGCGTTGTGGTATGTTCATTCATTACAAATTTCATTGCCTGGCAGACGTTATCATTTGCTCAGTCGGCATCCGATCCGGCTGCCAGCGAAGAAATTGAAGCTGCACGTCTGCGTCTACTCAAAGCAATAGATGAGATTGAAAACGTAAAGCTCAGCGACGAATCCCAACGAATCCAACTCGAGTCTCTTTACAAGGAAATACAACAACTGAAGGAAGAAAATCGCCGTCTTCGCTCCGATCTCAACGAACAACAAGCATTAATCCAGAAGCTCCGAGCCGATTTAGAACGGTCGGAAAAATCTCTCAATGCTCAACGGGAAGTCCTTGTAAATGAAGTAAGCCGGCTTTCTGTCGAAGCACAAAAAAAGAATAAACCTTCCCAAAAAAGTTCAAAACACACAACCCGAGCAGTTTCCACGGACGAAGAATCTCTCCCTGAAGATTATCATCACGCCGACTCACAAAGACAATCTGGCCGTGAATATTACGTTCATGAAGTCAAAAAAGGACAGACCCTATTTAGCATTGTCCAGGCCTATCGTCAGCAAGGGGCTACCGATGCAACGCTTGAAGAAGTTCTCGAGGAAAATAACCTTAAAAAAACAGATACCCTCGTAGCAGGTCAAAAAATCTACATTCCCAAGGCACCATCCAAACGCTAAACTTTTATTAATAACAAGGAGGATATCCAATAATGAAGGAACCAACACTACCACTCGAAGGAATCACTGACACCGCGCGTAATCAAGACGTATGGCGTTTGCGTAAAGGCA harbors:
- a CDS encoding HRDC domain-containing protein is translated as MQPPDKFKWIHTTQELIRFSRSLNPEIPLTLDIEADSLHHYREKLCLIALAHGPQHALIDALAIDNWSAIWPLWQRHTWIFHGMEYDLKMLRQVGAHPPQAIFDTAVAAQILNIQAFGYAALVERYFGVRLNKSSQRDDWSIRPLPEKMLRYAIADVFYLQPLAEKMRAELIAHNRLSWHEQTCHRIMRLAFSNADSGSKEGTLDDNDTDDRWRIRGSRNLPQEGLSILKALWFWREKEAERRDVPVFKVINNEQLLTLVRWSLETRHLDQWPPTLRWLSRHPHIAQQLLKIIHTARSAAPDEAHPPKPSPKTHNPHFDRNMQILKTARDSAAARCNLAPSFIASKQLLTILSRDPHHSPQLLLDTYRWSPWQHDLLAEALQTIQKSDPTEVSQKSQ
- a CDS encoding type B 50S ribosomal protein L31, with product MKKNIHPPLHPVVFVDTASDARFITRSTMKSNRTEVINGVEHYVVSLGISAVSHPFFTGQQKFVDTAGRVEKFSRRYGTTTLAATKKKKNN
- the yidC gene encoding membrane protein insertase YidC, with translation MDRTSWIGLLISIILLIAWNFYIAQKYPVTPPTKTPPPQPPPSSQDPTATSPLQEKTPPILTAASSASPPPPNLPPAELLTIENDYLHLQITTHGGGIHKATLKKHKTSTQENITFTATQGTAILSTQYNNDTPQTPTLFTLTKPADAPTPTIQAHAEILPGLLLRRTFTLTHDYALQVVQTLENTTSSPITIPASKWHLGHAAPTCIHDRPEFIGAGWLDPQAHYHKTMAHSFDGFNFLGIPLSPPKAWTDTGSTPPLWVTLKNQYFVTVALPLDHPHLTRTEFRPLVLPPWTPYSLPPRGVRADITLPESILPPRGSITQKLLLYIGPKEYNRIKKLGLHTEEIMEFGFFSWLVKPLLHTMNAIYHTLAIFPPIQSYGLAITLLAIIVKLILWPLQSAANRSMKKIQALAPKMKELQEKYKDDPTKLQTEIMKLYTDYGVNPLGGCLPLLPQIPIFIAFYTMLQHAIEIRHASFLWIKDLSRPDTIFTIPIIGLDINPLPLIMTATSIYIMHMTPTTAENQQYKIMRWLPLIFIPLFYGFASALSLYWTVNNLVSIIQTYHNLKKPIPQLKRVERKPNSRLEMFQRALEEQRRLQQQAKKRKP
- the moeB gene encoding molybdopterin-synthase adenylyltransferase MoeB, translating into MSFIQRIADAYTVVGFNNDEIKRYGRHLIMPEVTLSGQQKLKSARVLCIGTGGLGSPLLAYLAAAGIGKIGIVDFDTVDYSNLHRQIIHKTRNVGKPKIESAIETIREINPYVQVQPYQTALRSENALEIMKDYDVVVDGTDNFPTRYLVNDACVLLGKPNVYGSIFRFDGQATVFWAERGPCYRCLYPEPPEPGMVPSCAEGGVLGVLPGVIGVIQAIETVKLIIGVGDLLIGRLLLFDALKMKFRELKIRKDPRCPICGPQATIKHLIDYDQFCGVVPQQQNGRVDGEIGEMSVMELYEALRRDPGSFDLIDVREVQEWEIARIPGAKLIPLSVLPERIHELDSSREIVVHCKSGVRSLKACRLLYQAGFRKLRNVVGGIDAWSAEIDPSVPTY
- a CDS encoding ribonuclease P protein component codes for the protein MPNTDSPNPTPTPFPPLRLPRSCILRHRAHLQTALAQGHRIYHPHFTLILLPHPSPRHKTQVAFLITKKNTTAVLRNRLRRMFREAWRQIPRHHPKNSITLWIIKPTASSLSLGQIKELMTSFLQPT
- the clpS gene encoding ATP-dependent Clp protease adapter ClpS, which gives rise to MVELPVKNSTREKEGIRSRPSEALDNGWSVVVWNDPVNLMSYVTYVFMKVLGMNRAMAERHMLEVHEKGKSVVAHESSKERAEFIARQLHSYNLLATIES
- the prfA gene encoding peptide chain release factor 1; this encodes MDLSPHIQRLKARLTRLEDELASGVVFTIDPKRAQSLTKEHNKIKQLLRDWEQLLQTESELAKTKALINDPHHTDLAELAQQEIPTLEARRQQLHTAILLGILPPDENESRNTILEIRAGTGGHEAALFAADLFRMYSRYAERKGWKIEIHDISPSDLGGFKEIIFQVNGEDVFRTLRFESGVHRVQRVPATEAQGRIHTSTATVAVLPEAQEVDLVIKPEELRIEVCRASGPGGQGVNTTDSAVQVMHIPTGMIVRCQDSRSQIKNREKAISILRARLLQKKQSEEAAKYASARKAQVGTGDRNEKIRTYNYPQNRITDHRINFTLYNLSAFMDGDIEPLLQALLQDDIQRRLAQLETEPTAHL
- the yidD gene encoding membrane protein insertion efficiency factor YidD, which produces MHNRNLLNNLFTLYRSLAHPIKTLLGFSNTCRYLPTCSHYAEEALIQHGLIKGTYLTLRRLLRCHPWGGYGYDPVPPPKQTHHKSNPQRRLIPRKQLNSSPHPTLNTNPTTKLASTPNLGIISAQNKIENKVPN
- the folP gene encoding dihydropteroate synthase — protein: MKWTTSSLTLHTSNGPFIMGIINITPDSFSDGGRNWNEKHALRSIKAMIAAKVDIIDIGGQSTRPGATLITAKEEWRRIHHILCKTVDLAKGKCLISVDTFYGDVAAKALECGADIINDVSGGNWCQDNTWPVIASHPSCGYVLTHSKGTPQTMQINPTYQDVVQEVVQDLHKKLSHLTSLGIHPNRVAIDPGIGFGKTTEHNLTLLNSLQHLKTLKRPILIGLSRKRFLREILGIPLQSRKTKHLSQLDQATQILNALLTLKKAAHIWRVHNTDQAQIAAQICRTLSGSTKINLFDKKT
- a CDS encoding DUF2017 domain-containing protein, whose amino-acid sequence is MELGGQKKELRLDAAQCAVAVRAGELLMELYRQREVVSTYDDGFLGRSWDEEWLEMFEDERQGEWNEERLDRLEVWLRRVRRGKDEEGAVFVLDSECVDWALRVLNDLRLSLAVKYKVTERDMSLHPLKIRGAERREAMLLIHWCAALQQALLESVQE